The window ctttttttctctattttatagGCTTTGAGTCATGGCTGAACATACAGGGACAAATTTTCCCGAAGGTTCAGGAGGCTTGGAGGTTGAAGAGGGGAATCCTGATACAGAAGGAGAGTCAGAGGTGCACGTTCCACAGAAGTtgtcagaagaagaaaagagagaaatagtATTCAGAAAGGCTGCGGCAGATGCGGAAGCAGGGATGTCAATACGTCAGATTgctataaaatattcaatatctCGTTCCACTATAGTAAAATATTTACGATCGGACCAGGATAGTGTCCCAAGACTGTTTGGTATGCCATGGCTGTCTGCTGATGTAGAAATGGAGATAGTAGACTGGTGCCTTGAAATGGCTAGGATTGGCCATCCTCAGATCAAACAGAGCCTGCCATTGGTAGTTCAGCGTATTcttaatcaaaagaaaaagaaaattttccaaaatgaaaatctACCGACTTATGGATGGATAGCTAGATTCCTGGAGCGACACCCTGAGGTGTCCAACCGGATACCAGAAAATCTTGGTCCCTTGAGGGCTTCCATAACCTCAAAAAAAAAGGGTACCTTAACCTTAAAAACAATCTCcacatttttccagaatttgcaATCCTTTTTAGTGGCTGAGGGTCTAAATGCAAATGAATTTTTAAGCCCAGATAATGCATCGCAAGTTTTCACCTGCAATAAGACAGGTATTGTCATCAGTGCACAAGATGGGGCTTCCAAGGTTTGGGATAAAAAGGGTACTGTGGCTTCTTGTAAAGTGTCAGGAATGGGGAAGCCCTTGATGACTGTCCTGTGCTGTGCCTCAGCTGATGGAAGTCTCATGAGGCCTTTTATAGTTAATAAAGGGAAAACTCCGACTGAATATGTGAAGCACCAGGATTTGGAGGCAGATTCTTACCATGGAGGATGCTCTGATTCTGGGTTGATGACAGCAGACCTGTTTCATGACTGGCTGGGTAACATTTTTGAAAATGAGCTTGTGAAAAAGAATATTAGAAGACCTGTTCTCTTAATTCTGGATGGCTTCTTGAGCCACTTAAATTTGGAAACTCTAAGATTTGCCCGTGATAAGAAAATCCTTATGTACCACCTTCCTCCCTACTCCTCCCATGTAATGGAGCCACTTGATGTGTCTGTATTCAAGCCACTCAAGGCAGAGTACAGAAGGGTATACAATAAATTCGGGGGGGAAATTTCATCCATGGACATGGCAAAGGAACATTTcccatatatattaatgaagtcCATCAAAGAAGTTAATATACCTGAAAATATAATAAGGGGATTCCGGTCGACAGGTTTGGTCCCTTTCAACCCCAATGCCATCGACGCCTCTGTCCAACTTCTGGAGACACCTAAAGTTGCATCTTGCGAGGAAATCAGAAAGGCTTTGGCAGAATTGGAAGCAGGGTCACCAGCACGTCAGATTGCTAGAAAATATTCAATATCTCGTACCactctaataaaatattttcgatTGGGCCTGGTTAAGAGCCCACAAATGGGTGTGCCATGGCTGCCTGCTGATGTAGAAAGGGAGATAGTAGACTGGTGCCTCGAGATGGCTAGGATTGGCCATCCTCAGATCAAACAGAGTCTGCTATTGGTAGTCCAGCATACTCTtaatcaaaagaagaagaaaatttaccCAAATGAAAATATACCGACTCATGGATGGACAGACAGATTCCTAAAGCGACACCCTGAGGTGGCCAACCAATTATCAGAAAATCTAGGTAAGTTGAAGGGTACCTTAACCTCAAAAACAATATCCACATTTTTCCAAAATTTGCAAACCTTTTTAGTGGCTGAGGGCCTAAATGCAGATGGGTTTTTAAGCCCATATAATGCATCGCGAGTTTTCACCTGCAGTGAGACAGGTATTGTCATCAGCTCACAAGACGGGACTTACGAGGTTTGTGATAACAAGAGGACTCAAGCTGGTTGTAAAGTGTCAGGAATGGGGAAGCCAATGATAACTGTCCTGTGCTGTGCTTCAGCTGATGGAAGTCTCATGAGgccttttataattaataaaggGAAAACTGTGT is drawn from Macrobrachium nipponense isolate FS-2020 chromosome 47, ASM1510439v2, whole genome shotgun sequence and contains these coding sequences:
- the LOC135204675 gene encoding uncharacterized protein LOC135204675 produces the protein MAEHTGTNFPEGSGGLEVEEGNPDTEGESEVHVPQKLSEEEKREIVFRKAAADAEAGMSIRQIAIKYSISRSTIVKYLRSDQDSVPRLFGMPWLSADVEMEIVDWCLEMARIGHPQIKQSLPLVVQRILNQKKKKIFQNENLPTYGWIARFLERHPEVSNRIPENLGPLRASITSKKKGTLTLKTISTFFQNLQSFLVAEGLNANEFLSPDNASQVFTCNKTGIVISAQDGASKVWDKKGTVASCKVSGMGKPLMTVLCCASADGSLMRPFIVNKGKTPTEYVKHQDLEADSYHGGCSDSGLMTADLFHDWLGNIFENELVKKNIRRPVLLILDGFLSHLNLETLRFARDKKILMYHLPPYSSHVMEPLDVSVFKPLKAEYRRVYNKFGGEISSMDMAKEHFPYILMKSIKEVNIPENIIRGFRSTGLVPFNPNAIDASVQLLETPKVASCEEIRKALAELEAGSPARQIARKYSISRTTLIKYFRLGLVKSPQMGVPWLPADVEREIVDWCLEMARIGHPQIKQSLLLVVQHTLNQKKKKIYPNENIPTHGWTDRFLKRHPEVANQLSENLGKLKGTLTSKTISTFFQNLQTFLVAEGLNADGFLSPYNASRVFTCSETGIVISSQDGTYEVCDNKRTQAGCKVSGMGKPMITVLCCASADGSLMRPFIINKGKTVSVYVKHHDMEADSYRRGCSDSGLMTADLFHDWLGNIFENELVKKNIRRPVLLILDGSLTHLYWDTLRFARDKKILIYYLPPYSSHVMQPLDVSVLKPLKAEYRRAYNKVWGKLSSVDMPKKHFPYVLLKAIKEVNIPENIISGFRSTGLVPFNHNAIDTSEFVTAEKEEDTFPVQLPETSTVTSVVEPTSYASYEEIFNQGFIMGQRAQLKRLEAVVPQDELALYKTRKTDLGRGRSPSTSYMVWKELEMIKPCPAERNPYAGETQPLADASEIAPFPQAIPSKSGLQYQLSSSDISLPGPSGIPSATTPPGIAERTSDCKRYLKMKERKERLFEEKKEQHKKERETKKVARRSKAKGRGKARALPNRKC